One Antarctobacter heliothermus DNA segment encodes these proteins:
- a CDS encoding GNAT family N-acetyltransferase, with protein MVLDTTDNQPIVATERFDLRPVRQSDIGLMEHYTRDERVARMTTSIPHPLPPGATEGFVTRATSPDRSEDVWAMDATKVGGSELMGLISLERMDRNQSEVGYWVAPAFWNTGLASEAVRALVEANPMGNATMFASVFQDNAASARVLVNCGFEYIGDAEAYSVARQSKVPTWTYIRKLG; from the coding sequence ATGGTCCTAGATACCACCGACAACCAGCCCATCGTGGCAACAGAACGGTTTGATTTGCGCCCGGTGCGCCAGTCCGACATCGGGTTGATGGAACATTACACCCGTGACGAACGGGTCGCGCGTATGACCACGTCCATCCCGCATCCATTGCCGCCCGGTGCGACCGAAGGGTTTGTCACCCGCGCCACCTCACCCGACCGGAGTGAGGATGTCTGGGCGATGGATGCCACCAAGGTCGGCGGGTCCGAACTGATGGGGCTGATCTCGCTGGAGCGGATGGACCGCAATCAGTCCGAAGTTGGCTATTGGGTGGCGCCAGCGTTCTGGAACACCGGGCTGGCCTCAGAGGCGGTGCGCGCACTGGTTGAGGCAAATCCGATGGGCAACGCCACCATGTTTGCCTCTGTTTTTCAGGACAACGCGGCCTCGGCCCGGGTGCTGGTAAACTGCGGGTTTGAGTACATCGGCGATGCCGAAGCCTATTCCGTCGCGCGCCAGTCCAAGGTGCCGACCTGGACCTATATTCGAAAACTGGGCTGA
- a CDS encoding tyrosine-type recombinase/integrase, with protein MNYLVQPRGPGTGWVFRMITPTELIGKPTPLTGKPFGKEVKKGLGTRHPVEARKRRDIALGEIRKAAAELSDEGRFTLSSAEEWREMIANDDSEEHGIELILSDKLEEAAKRGVPETKLRSFNRVALGKGYPITTALDRYIEERSPGNRRNFKPLALTTVGNLKTAVGHLRAFLEDHQNIACMEDVTPNAARVFRDDYLPDQKSPRSPQGMSHKTVSKNITLLSQFWAWAVERRITMARYKNPWIFQKSVPRASRPDQPTREDFTPPEFSKLLRAAPAGTHKGDLIRLAIVTGCRADELATISLENTEEDGSGFYLTHGKTSNALRYVPVPAKARELLQRRAALNDPSGRIFPEWPIRGASGKAAAVSQWFTRFRRQVLGPGTDHRLSLHSIRHTWRTVARRARVNEADINDLGGVVRSSLFKFRL; from the coding sequence ATGAACTATCTGGTACAACCTCGCGGCCCCGGCACCGGCTGGGTGTTCCGCATGATCACTCCCACTGAGTTGATCGGTAAGCCCACCCCGCTGACCGGAAAGCCATTCGGAAAAGAGGTGAAGAAGGGTTTGGGCACTCGCCACCCTGTCGAAGCCCGCAAGCGGCGCGACATCGCCCTTGGCGAGATACGGAAAGCCGCTGCCGAATTGTCCGATGAGGGCCGTTTCACCCTTAGCTCCGCAGAAGAATGGCGAGAGATGATCGCCAATGATGACAGTGAAGAGCATGGCATCGAACTGATCCTGTCCGACAAACTGGAAGAAGCGGCAAAACGAGGCGTACCTGAAACCAAACTCAGGAGTTTCAACCGTGTTGCGCTCGGCAAAGGCTACCCGATCACGACGGCCTTGGATCGCTACATCGAAGAGCGTAGCCCCGGCAATCGCCGCAACTTCAAGCCGCTTGCGTTGACCACCGTTGGCAACCTTAAGACCGCCGTAGGTCATCTCAGGGCTTTCCTTGAAGACCATCAAAACATTGCCTGCATGGAGGACGTGACCCCAAATGCAGCCCGTGTCTTCCGCGACGACTACTTGCCGGACCAGAAATCTCCCCGATCACCGCAGGGTATGTCTCACAAGACAGTGTCGAAAAACATCACCCTTCTGTCGCAATTCTGGGCTTGGGCAGTCGAACGTCGGATCACGATGGCCCGATATAAGAACCCGTGGATATTCCAGAAGTCAGTGCCGCGTGCATCAAGGCCCGACCAACCGACACGGGAGGATTTCACGCCGCCGGAGTTTTCGAAGCTATTGCGGGCAGCCCCGGCTGGAACGCACAAAGGCGACCTGATCCGCCTTGCGATAGTTACAGGCTGTCGTGCCGATGAACTGGCCACAATCTCTCTCGAAAACACAGAGGAAGATGGATCGGGGTTCTATTTGACCCACGGCAAAACCAGCAATGCGCTTCGGTATGTACCTGTCCCAGCAAAGGCCAGAGAGCTCCTACAGCGGCGGGCCGCCCTCAATGACCCTTCGGGTCGTATCTTCCCTGAGTGGCCCATCAGGGGGGCCTCCGGCAAGGCTGCGGCTGTCTCACAGTGGTTCACACGTTTCCGTCGCCAAGTCCTCGGCCCCGGAACAGATCACCGCTTATCTCTTCACTCGATCAGACACACATGGCGCACAGTCGCCCGACGCGCCCGCGTCAATGAAGCCGATATCAACGACCTGGGGGGGGTGGTCCGGTCCTCGCTCTTCAAATTCCGCCTATGA
- the proB gene encoding glutamate 5-kinase has protein sequence MASLTSARRVVVKIGSALLVDRASGDLRTDWLTSIAEDVAELKARGADVVLVSSGSIALGRGILRLPSSVLPLEQSQAAAAVGQIRLARAWQEALAPHGLITAQVLVTLEDSADRRRYLNSRATLETLLGFGAVPIVNENDTVATDEIRYGDNDRLAAQVAVTVGADLLVLLSDVDGLYTANPTTDPAAERLDIIDDITPEIEGMAGDAGSGLSKGGMKTKVMAAKTATASGCAMIISHGADLHPLRRLMMGAPSTLFTPKLDPHAARKRWIAAMKPQGTLRVDEGAATALASGKSLLPAGLRAVEGDFGRGEPVTIRSFTGTTLGQGLTRYTATEARAIAGHHSRDIEAILGYPGRAVLIHRDDMAV, from the coding sequence ATGGCATCCCTGACCTCGGCGCGTCGCGTCGTCGTCAAGATCGGGTCAGCCTTGCTGGTGGATCGCGCCAGCGGTGATTTGCGCACTGATTGGCTGACCTCAATTGCCGAAGACGTCGCCGAACTGAAGGCGCGCGGCGCGGATGTGGTGCTGGTGTCATCCGGGTCCATCGCGCTGGGGCGCGGCATCCTTCGCCTGCCGTCCAGCGTGCTACCGCTTGAACAATCGCAGGCCGCTGCTGCTGTTGGTCAAATCCGGCTGGCCCGCGCCTGGCAAGAGGCATTGGCCCCGCACGGTCTGATCACAGCGCAAGTGCTGGTAACGCTGGAGGACAGCGCTGACCGCCGCCGCTATTTGAATTCACGCGCGACGCTGGAAACCTTGCTGGGTTTTGGCGCGGTTCCCATCGTAAACGAGAACGATACCGTCGCGACGGATGAGATCCGCTATGGTGATAATGACCGTCTTGCGGCGCAGGTGGCGGTGACCGTGGGCGCGGATCTTCTGGTCCTGTTGTCGGATGTGGACGGGTTGTACACCGCGAATCCGACGACCGATCCTGCGGCAGAGCGGCTTGATATTATTGACGATATCACGCCCGAGATCGAAGGCATGGCAGGCGATGCCGGGTCTGGCCTGTCCAAGGGCGGGATGAAGACCAAAGTGATGGCAGCCAAGACGGCAACCGCCTCTGGCTGTGCGATGATCATCTCTCACGGGGCGGATCTGCATCCGTTGCGGCGGCTGATGATGGGCGCACCATCGACCTTGTTCACCCCGAAGCTTGACCCGCACGCGGCGCGCAAACGCTGGATCGCGGCGATGAAACCCCAAGGCACGCTGCGTGTGGATGAGGGAGCAGCGACTGCGCTGGCCTCTGGCAAATCGCTCTTGCCGGCTGGGTTGCGCGCGGTCGAGGGGGATTTCGGCCGCGGCGAACCGGTGACAATCCGCAGCTTCACGGGCACCACACTGGGGCAGGGGCTGACGCGCTATACCGCGACAGAGGCGCGCGCCATCGCCGGACACCACAGCCGCGACATCGAGGCGATCCTTGGGTATCCGGGACGCGCGGTATTGATCCACCGCGATGACATGGCGGTTTGA
- a CDS encoding DUF2059 domain-containing protein, with the protein MDQISPFSAAVAAHRLLLGALALLTCLVVAPPVRAERVDDLMDALQVESMLGIMRTEGLSYGEELAADMLPGGSSAPWRDSLSQIYDADRMRDVVRSGFAETFDGTDPDPLIAFFSSDLGQRVVQLELAAREAMVDDAVEEAAREAYQDLKGDEDPRLDQLRRFVEVNDLLEANVTGALNASFKFYSGLVDGGGLRMSEGDILSDVWSQEEDTRMDTREWLYAYLLLAYEPLEDEELEAYIALSETSQGRALNRALFAGFNAMYDEISYALGLAAAQQMKQQEL; encoded by the coding sequence ATGGACCAGATTTCCCCGTTTTCTGCGGCTGTGGCCGCCCACCGCCTGTTGTTGGGCGCTCTTGCCCTGCTGACCTGCCTTGTGGTTGCGCCTCCGGTGCGTGCCGAGCGGGTTGATGACCTGATGGATGCGCTACAGGTCGAATCCATGCTTGGCATCATGCGGACAGAGGGCCTGTCCTATGGGGAAGAGCTTGCAGCCGACATGTTGCCAGGCGGCAGTTCTGCGCCTTGGCGGGATTCATTGTCGCAAATCTACGACGCAGACAGAATGCGCGACGTCGTGCGGAGCGGATTCGCAGAGACCTTTGACGGCACCGATCCCGACCCCTTGATCGCATTCTTTTCGTCTGATCTGGGTCAGCGCGTTGTCCAACTGGAACTGGCGGCCCGAGAAGCCATGGTGGATGACGCGGTCGAAGAGGCTGCGCGAGAGGCCTATCAGGACTTGAAAGGCGACGAAGACCCGCGGCTTGATCAGTTGCGCCGTTTTGTCGAGGTCAACGACCTGCTGGAGGCCAATGTCACCGGCGCGCTGAATGCATCGTTCAAATTCTATTCCGGGCTGGTCGATGGCGGCGGCCTGCGAATGTCAGAAGGCGATATTCTGTCTGACGTCTGGTCCCAGGAGGAAGACACCCGTATGGATACCCGCGAATGGCTCTATGCCTATCTGCTGTTGGCCTATGAGCCATTGGAGGATGAGGAACTGGAAGCCTATATTGCCTTGTCCGAAACATCGCAGGGGCGCGCGCTGAACAGGGCTCTTTTTGCCGGTTTCAATGCGATGTACGATGAGATTTCTTACGCGCTTGGCCTAGCGGCGGCGCAGCAGATGAAACAGCAAGAGCTTTGA
- a CDS encoding 50S ribosomal protein L21: MFAVMKTGGKQYKVQSGDTLRVEKLAADAGETVQFNDILMLGGDTTVVGAPTVAGAAVQAEVIDQVKGEKLIHFVKRRRKHGSQRTKGHRQQLTLVRVTDILSEGGDKTGVKAAIGAGSVSAVAVEAAAPAKKAAPAAKKAAPAAKQAEPATEVEGVKPANLLTEARGGKPDDLKKISGVGPKLEGLLHENGVFHFDQVAAWDAAEIAYMDDKLSFKGRIERDNWIEQAKTFAAEQE; this comes from the coding sequence ATGTTCGCGGTGATGAAGACCGGCGGCAAACAGTATAAGGTTCAGTCGGGCGATACGCTCCGGGTTGAAAAGCTGGCCGCAGATGCGGGTGAAACCGTACAATTCAATGACATTCTCATGCTGGGCGGCGACACCACCGTCGTCGGCGCGCCGACCGTGGCCGGTGCCGCAGTGCAGGCCGAGGTGATCGACCAAGTGAAGGGCGAAAAGCTTATTCACTTTGTGAAGCGCCGCCGTAAGCATGGCTCGCAGCGTACCAAAGGCCACCGCCAGCAGTTGACGCTGGTCCGCGTGACCGACATCCTCTCCGAAGGTGGGGACAAGACCGGCGTCAAGGCCGCCATCGGTGCAGGTTCCGTTTCGGCAGTTGCCGTTGAAGCAGCTGCTCCGGCCAAGAAGGCCGCACCCGCCGCGAAAAAGGCTGCGCCTGCCGCGAAACAGGCAGAACCCGCCACCGAAGTTGAAGGCGTCAAGCCCGCCAACCTGCTGACCGAGGCCCGTGGTGGCAAGCCAGACGATCTGAAAAAGATTTCTGGTGTTGGTCCCAAGCTGGAAGGTCTGCTGCACGAAAACGGTGTCTTCCACTTTGACCAGGTCGCCGCTTGGGATGCTGCAGAGATTGCCTATATGGATGACAAGCTGTCGTTCAAAGGCCGCATTGAGCGCGACAACTGGATCGAACAGGCGAAGACTTTCGCCGCAGAACAGGAGTAA
- the rpmA gene encoding 50S ribosomal protein L27, whose amino-acid sequence MAHKKAGGSSRNGRDSAGRRLGVKLYGGQAAIPGNIIVRQRGTKFWPGEGVGMGKDHTIFATVEGGVTFHKGLKGRTFISVLPVAEAAE is encoded by the coding sequence ATGGCACACAAAAAAGCTGGCGGTTCCTCCCGCAACGGACGCGACTCTGCCGGACGCCGCCTTGGCGTCAAACTCTACGGCGGTCAGGCTGCGATCCCCGGCAACATCATCGTGCGTCAGCGCGGCACCAAGTTTTGGCCGGGCGAAGGCGTGGGCATGGGCAAGGATCACACGATCTTTGCAACCGTCGAAGGCGGCGTGACCTTCCACAAGGGCCTCAAGGGCCGCACGTTTATTTCGGTGCTTCCAGTGGCGGAAGCCGCAGAGTAA
- the obgE gene encoding GTPase ObgE, with translation MKFLDLCKVYIRSGAGGNGCVSFRREKFIEYGGPDGGDGGRGGSVWVEAVDGLNTLIDFRYQQHWFAQNGQSGRGQNRTGADGNDIILKVPVGTEILEEDEETVIADITELGQRVRIAKGGNGGWGNLQFKSSTNQGPRNANPGQDGVERTLWLRLKLIADVGLLGLPNAGKSTFLSVTSNARPKIADYPFTTLHPNLGVVAVDNTEFVVADIPGLIEGAHEGRGLGDIFLGHVERSAVLLHLIDGTSGSLIEDYQTICNELDAYGAGLADKPRVTVLNKIDALDDEERVFLKDELEAAGAENVMLMSGATKEGVTEVLRALRPHVEARRAADRPAPEVEEGEDGQWHP, from the coding sequence ATGAAATTCCTCGATCTCTGCAAGGTTTATATCCGCTCCGGCGCAGGCGGTAACGGCTGCGTCAGTTTCCGCCGCGAAAAGTTCATCGAATACGGCGGCCCGGATGGCGGCGACGGTGGGCGCGGTGGGTCGGTCTGGGTCGAGGCGGTCGATGGGCTGAACACGCTGATCGACTTTCGCTATCAACAGCACTGGTTTGCTCAGAACGGCCAGTCGGGCCGGGGCCAAAACCGCACTGGCGCTGATGGCAATGACATCATCCTCAAGGTGCCGGTGGGCACCGAGATCCTTGAAGAGGATGAGGAAACGGTGATCGCCGATATCACCGAACTGGGACAACGGGTGCGGATTGCCAAAGGCGGCAATGGCGGCTGGGGTAACCTGCAATTCAAAAGCTCGACCAATCAGGGACCGCGCAATGCGAACCCGGGGCAGGATGGCGTTGAACGGACGCTTTGGCTCCGGCTCAAGCTGATTGCCGATGTGGGTCTGCTGGGTCTGCCCAACGCGGGCAAAAGCACCTTTTTGTCGGTGACGTCCAATGCGCGGCCCAAGATTGCCGATTATCCGTTTACCACGCTGCACCCCAACCTTGGGGTCGTGGCGGTCGACAACACCGAATTTGTCGTTGCGGACATTCCCGGCCTGATCGAGGGCGCGCATGAGGGCAGGGGGCTGGGTGACATCTTTCTTGGCCATGTCGAACGCAGCGCCGTGTTGTTGCACCTGATAGATGGCACATCTGGTAGCCTGATTGAAGATTATCAGACGATCTGCAACGAACTCGATGCTTATGGCGCGGGGCTGGCGGACAAGCCGCGCGTGACTGTGCTGAACAAGATCGACGCATTGGACGACGAAGAGCGCGTGTTCCTCAAGGACGAACTTGAGGCCGCTGGCGCAGAGAACGTGATGCTGATGTCCGGTGCCACCAAAGAGGGCGTAACAGAGGTGCTGCGCGCCCTGCGACCCCATGTCGAGGCGCGCCGCGCCGCTGACCGCCCGGCCCCGGAGGTCGAGGAAGGGGAGGATGGGCAATGGCATCCCTGA